From Coturnix japonica isolate 7356 chromosome 3, Coturnix japonica 2.1, whole genome shotgun sequence, the proteins below share one genomic window:
- the DDO gene encoding D-aspartate oxidase isoform X1, which produces MAAPRVAVVGAGLIGLSTALRIAEVNPNCCSITLLSEQFSPNTTSDVAAGMLIPHTYPDTPIHVQKQWFKETFTYLFAICNSAEASEAGIHLVSGWQIFKNPSEAEVPFWSDVVLGFRPMSAAEMQKFPQHSHGQAFTTLKCDCPRYLLWLEKRLKANGVQIHTRKVTDLWELHNKYDIVVNCTGIGARQLVGDEQLFPVRGQVLKVHAPWVKNFIRDGDGLTYIYPGIDSVTLGGTREKENWCLSPDPDTTKDIFDRCCSLEPSLQRAQDIRVKVGLRPSRSAVRLQKEVLSQGGAKLLVVHNYGHGAGGFSVHRGTAEEAAHLVGECIAALQGSSSRAKL; this is translated from the exons ATGGCAGCCCCCAGGGTGGCAGTGGTGGGAGCAGGGCTCATCGGACTGTCCACAGCGTTACGTATTGCTGAGGTGAACCCGAActgctgctccatcaccctccTTTCAGAGCAGTTCAGCCCCAACACGACGAGCGACGTGGCAGCTGGCATGCTCATCCCTCACACCTACCCAG ACACACCAATCCACGTGCAGAAGCAGTGGTTCAAAGAGACCTTCACCTACCTTTTTGCTATCTGCAACTCAGCCGAGGCGTCAGAAGCTGGCATTCACCTGGTCTCTGG CTGGCAGATCTTTAAAAACCCTTCCGAAGCTGAGGTGCCTTTCTGGTCTGACGTTGTCCTGGGGTTTCGACCAatgtctgcagcagaaatgcagaagttcccacagcacagccatggccAGGCCTTTACAACACTAAAGTGTGACTGCCCCCGCTACCTGCTGTGGCTGGAGAAAAG GTTGAAAGCAAATGGTGTCCAGATACACACCAGAAAAGTCACAGACTTATGGGAGCTGCACAACAAGTATGATATTGTTGTCAACTGCACGGGCATCGGAGCCCGCCAGCTTGTGGGGGATGAGCAGCTGTTCCCTGTCAGGGGACAAGTGCTCAAGGTTCATGCTCCTTGGGTGAAAAACTTCATCCGGGATGGGGATGGCTTAACTTACATCTACCCGGGGATAGACAGTGTAACTCTTGGGGGAACCAGGGAAAAGGAGAACTGGTGTCTCTCCCCTGACCCTGACACTACCAAAGACATCTTTGACAGATGTTGCTCCCTTGAGCCCTCGCTACAACGAGCTCAGGATATCAGGGTGAAGGTGGGCCTGAGGCCATCCAGATCAGCTGTGAGACTGCAGAAAGAGGTTCTGAGCCAGGGAGGAGCAAAGCTGCTGGTGGTCCACAATTATGGGCATGGGGCAGGTGGCTTTTCAGTGCACAGAGGCACAGCCGAGGAGGCCGCTCACCTGGTGGGAGAAtgcattgctgctctgcagggttCCTCATCCAGGGCCAAGCTTTGA
- the DDO gene encoding D-aspartate oxidase isoform X2: MSAAEMQKFPQHSHGQAFTTLKCDCPRYLLWLEKRLKANGVQIHTRKVTDLWELHNKYDIVVNCTGIGARQLVGDEQLFPVRGQVLKVHAPWVKNFIRDGDGLTYIYPGIDSVTLGGTREKENWCLSPDPDTTKDIFDRCCSLEPSLQRAQDIRVKVGLRPSRSAVRLQKEVLSQGGAKLLVVHNYGHGAGGFSVHRGTAEEAAHLVGECIAALQGSSSRAKL; encoded by the exons atgtctgcagcagaaatgcagaagttcccacagcacagccatggccAGGCCTTTACAACACTAAAGTGTGACTGCCCCCGCTACCTGCTGTGGCTGGAGAAAAG GTTGAAAGCAAATGGTGTCCAGATACACACCAGAAAAGTCACAGACTTATGGGAGCTGCACAACAAGTATGATATTGTTGTCAACTGCACGGGCATCGGAGCCCGCCAGCTTGTGGGGGATGAGCAGCTGTTCCCTGTCAGGGGACAAGTGCTCAAGGTTCATGCTCCTTGGGTGAAAAACTTCATCCGGGATGGGGATGGCTTAACTTACATCTACCCGGGGATAGACAGTGTAACTCTTGGGGGAACCAGGGAAAAGGAGAACTGGTGTCTCTCCCCTGACCCTGACACTACCAAAGACATCTTTGACAGATGTTGCTCCCTTGAGCCCTCGCTACAACGAGCTCAGGATATCAGGGTGAAGGTGGGCCTGAGGCCATCCAGATCAGCTGTGAGACTGCAGAAAGAGGTTCTGAGCCAGGGAGGAGCAAAGCTGCTGGTGGTCCACAATTATGGGCATGGGGCAGGTGGCTTTTCAGTGCACAGAGGCACAGCCGAGGAGGCCGCTCACCTGGTGGGAGAAtgcattgctgctctgcagggttCCTCATCCAGGGCCAAGCTTTGA